One genomic segment of Catalinimonas alkaloidigena includes these proteins:
- a CDS encoding N-acyl-D-amino-acid deacylase family protein, translated as MRNLFPLLFSLFILLCCYCQPAPEFDIIIRNGLVYDGSLAPPSSMDLAIKGDKIVQIGDLQGETARREIDAEGLAVAPGFIDLHVHMNALLDVPENESTLRQGVTTALGGPDGRGPWPLNQYLDTVERVGTGINVAYLLGHNTVRQNVMGLENRAPSPEELESMKVQVAQGMQEGAFGISTGLKYIPGAFSEVEEVIALSQVAGQYGGFYTSHLREEGLGVIEAVQEAITISEKAAIPVVLTHHKVMGPAMWGGSVQTLALVDSARKSGLDIMMDQYPYTASQTGLSVLFPAWCMSGGGDAFLKTIENPVLRDSVKQGIIYNIVKNRTGGDLKRIQFAKVKWQPDLEGKTLHDWLLRRKLKPTVENAAELVIEAQSQGGCTVIYHVMEQEDVDRIMQHPQTMIASDGQLASFGEGHPHPRWYGTFPRVIGHYARERNIITMEEAIHKMTQMPADRMGLKDRGRIQENAFADLVIFDPATIKDQATFEKPHQYPAGMLYVMVNGQLAVDEGAFTRQRAGKVLRGPAYQPE; from the coding sequence ATGCGTAATCTTTTTCCGCTGCTTTTCTCTTTGTTTATTCTTTTGTGTTGCTACTGCCAACCTGCTCCAGAATTTGATATCATCATCCGCAATGGGTTGGTATACGATGGCAGTCTTGCCCCTCCGTCCTCCATGGACCTTGCTATCAAAGGCGATAAAATCGTACAAATAGGTGATTTGCAGGGAGAAACTGCCCGACGTGAGATTGATGCTGAGGGACTGGCTGTAGCACCTGGTTTCATTGACCTGCATGTACACATGAATGCCCTGCTGGATGTACCGGAAAATGAAAGCACGCTCCGCCAGGGCGTAACCACCGCGCTGGGCGGCCCTGACGGACGAGGCCCCTGGCCTCTCAACCAATATCTGGATACGGTAGAGCGGGTAGGTACCGGCATTAATGTGGCGTACCTGCTGGGACATAATACCGTACGTCAAAATGTGATGGGCCTGGAAAACCGTGCCCCCAGTCCGGAAGAGCTGGAGAGTATGAAAGTACAGGTAGCTCAGGGAATGCAGGAAGGGGCTTTTGGCATATCTACAGGCTTAAAATATATACCGGGAGCCTTCTCTGAAGTAGAGGAGGTCATTGCCTTATCCCAGGTAGCTGGCCAATACGGAGGTTTTTATACCTCTCATCTCAGAGAAGAAGGATTGGGAGTAATAGAAGCCGTACAGGAAGCCATCACCATCTCCGAAAAGGCTGCTATTCCCGTAGTACTCACCCACCATAAGGTAATGGGACCTGCCATGTGGGGAGGCAGTGTACAAACCCTCGCACTGGTAGACTCTGCCAGGAAATCAGGTCTTGACATTATGATGGACCAATATCCTTATACAGCCAGCCAAACCGGACTCTCAGTGCTTTTTCCCGCATGGTGTATGTCGGGTGGCGGAGATGCTTTCCTGAAAACCATAGAAAACCCGGTGCTCCGCGATAGTGTAAAGCAGGGAATAATTTATAACATCGTAAAAAACCGTACCGGAGGAGATCTCAAACGTATCCAGTTTGCCAAAGTAAAATGGCAGCCCGATCTGGAAGGCAAAACTTTGCACGACTGGCTTTTGAGGCGCAAACTGAAACCTACGGTAGAAAATGCTGCCGAACTTGTCATTGAAGCACAGTCCCAAGGAGGCTGTACTGTTATTTACCATGTGATGGAACAGGAAGATGTAGACCGCATCATGCAGCATCCACAGACCATGATTGCCTCCGACGGTCAGCTGGCCAGCTTTGGAGAAGGTCACCCTCACCCCCGGTGGTACGGCACTTTTCCCAGAGTAATTGGTCATTATGCCAGGGAGCGGAACATCATCACGATGGAAGAGGCAATTCATAAGATGACGCAAATGCCTGCTGACCGCATGGGGCTGAAAGACAGAGGCCGTATACAGGAAAATGCTTTTGCCGATCTCGTAATTTTTGACCCTGCTACGATTAAAGATCAGGCTACTTTTGAAAAACCCCATCAGTACCCTGCAGGTATGCTTTATGTGATGGTCAATGGTCAGCTGGCAGTTGATGAAGGTGCATTTACCCGACAGAGAGCCGGAAAGGTACTTAGAGGTCCTGCCTATCAGCCTGAGTAA
- a CDS encoding M20/M25/M40 family metallo-hydrolase, with product MKPSRLVLLFFLFCCSSVVFAQQEEESEMIRSIYDETLTQGEAYENLRYLCKNIGGRVAGSPQNAAAVEWGKQLMEAYGFDKVFLQEVTVPHWVRGEKEIARIVNSKKLGTQEMNITALGNAVGTGPEGIVAEVVEVQNFEELKALGREQVEGKIVFFNRPMDQTQIQTGTAYGMAGNQRRGGPSEAAKYGAVGAMVRSLSTDFDDYPHTGSTVYTFNVPKIPAIAISTNDADLLSDLLKDDPELDFYFETHCQMLEDEISYNVIGEITGTEKPEEYIVVGGHLDSWDLAEGAHDDGAGVVHSIEVLRTLKAIGYEPKRSIRAVLFANEENGLAGGKKYAELAEENSEKHYAAIESDAGGFTPRGFSMDVSDEAYERIQSWAPLLAPYDLHKFNKGGSGADISALKPQGVELIGLRPDSQRYFDMHHSAQDVFEIVNRRELLLGAAAMSSLVYLIDSQGLYEDQRGK from the coding sequence ATGAAACCTAGCCGATTAGTACTTTTGTTTTTTTTATTTTGCTGTTCCTCAGTTGTATTCGCCCAGCAAGAAGAGGAATCTGAAATGATCCGTAGCATCTATGATGAAACTTTGACACAAGGCGAAGCCTATGAAAACCTGCGTTACCTCTGCAAAAATATAGGAGGACGAGTTGCCGGTTCTCCGCAAAATGCCGCTGCTGTAGAGTGGGGTAAGCAACTGATGGAAGCATATGGCTTTGATAAAGTTTTTCTTCAGGAAGTAACCGTTCCTCACTGGGTAAGAGGAGAGAAGGAGATTGCCCGTATCGTCAATTCCAAAAAACTGGGTACTCAGGAAATGAATATCACTGCCCTGGGCAATGCGGTAGGCACTGGCCCCGAAGGCATCGTAGCCGAAGTGGTGGAAGTACAGAACTTTGAAGAGTTGAAAGCCTTGGGGCGTGAGCAAGTAGAAGGCAAAATTGTGTTCTTCAACCGCCCTATGGACCAGACGCAGATACAGACCGGAACCGCCTACGGTATGGCAGGGAATCAGCGACGAGGTGGCCCCTCTGAAGCCGCCAAATATGGCGCAGTCGGCGCGATGGTACGATCACTCTCTACTGATTTTGATGATTATCCGCATACCGGAAGTACCGTCTATACTTTTAATGTACCTAAAATCCCTGCCATCGCCATCAGTACCAATGATGCTGATCTGTTGAGTGACCTGCTCAAAGACGACCCTGAGCTTGACTTCTATTTTGAAACCCACTGCCAGATGCTGGAAGATGAAATCTCCTACAATGTGATAGGAGAAATTACAGGCACTGAAAAACCTGAAGAATATATTGTAGTAGGGGGACACCTGGACTCCTGGGATCTGGCGGAAGGCGCACATGATGATGGTGCCGGAGTAGTACACTCCATAGAAGTACTGCGTACCCTCAAAGCCATAGGCTACGAACCTAAGCGCAGTATCAGAGCGGTACTCTTTGCCAATGAAGAGAATGGCCTTGCCGGAGGTAAGAAATATGCTGAGCTGGCTGAAGAGAATAGTGAAAAACATTATGCCGCCATTGAGTCAGATGCAGGAGGCTTTACGCCCCGGGGTTTTAGCATGGATGTGAGCGACGAAGCTTACGAACGCATACAAAGCTGGGCTCCTCTGTTAGCACCCTATGATCTGCATAAGTTTAACAAAGGGGGGAGCGGAGCAGATATTAGCGCCCTCAAACCACAAGGAGTAGAGCTGATAGGCTTACGCCCTGACTCTCAGCGCTATTTTGACATGCACCATTCTGCTCAGGATGTATTTGAGATTGTCAACCGCCGTGAATTGCTGCTGGGTGCTGCTGCCATGTCTTCTCTGGTTTACCTAATAGATAGTCAGGGCTTGTACGAAGATCAGCGGGGGAAATAA
- a CDS encoding glycoside hydrolase family 16 protein: MNRFLILHLIATLFIFLQCAEAQENMQLVWSDEFEEDGKPDPQKWVYDTGGHGWGNHELQYYTEADPDNVQVKDGHLIITARQENFQDNSYTSAKLVTRGRADWQYGRIEVSARLPEGKGTWPAIWMLPDVEKLNWPRDGDIDIMEHVGFDPGVVHGTVHTEAYNHTKGTQVGKQIKVPDFNESFHKYAIEWTPEKIEWFLDGALYHSFENKGNEAAWPFDKPFYLILNVAVGGDWGGAEGVDEDIWPQSMEVEYVRVYQKQE, from the coding sequence ATGAACAGATTTTTGATTTTACATCTGATTGCTACACTATTTATTTTCCTGCAATGTGCCGAGGCACAGGAAAATATGCAGTTGGTTTGGTCGGACGAGTTTGAAGAAGATGGTAAGCCTGACCCACAGAAGTGGGTTTATGATACCGGTGGGCACGGCTGGGGTAACCACGAACTACAGTACTACACAGAAGCAGACCCTGACAATGTGCAGGTGAAAGATGGTCATCTGATCATTACGGCGCGGCAGGAAAACTTTCAGGATAACAGCTATACTTCCGCCAAGCTGGTAACTCGCGGCCGTGCTGACTGGCAGTATGGTAGGATAGAAGTAAGCGCTCGCCTTCCGGAAGGTAAAGGCACCTGGCCGGCCATCTGGATGCTGCCGGATGTGGAAAAGCTCAACTGGCCCCGCGATGGTGATATAGACATTATGGAACATGTGGGCTTTGATCCGGGAGTAGTGCATGGCACAGTGCATACCGAAGCTTATAATCATACCAAAGGAACACAGGTAGGCAAGCAGATAAAGGTGCCAGACTTCAATGAGTCTTTTCACAAATATGCTATTGAATGGACTCCCGAGAAGATTGAGTGGTTTCTGGATGGAGCGCTATACCACAGCTTTGAAAATAAAGGGAATGAAGCCGCCTGGCCATTTGATAAGCCATTCTACCTCATCCTCAATGTAGCGGTGGGCGGCGACTGGGGGGGAGCTGAGGGCGTAGACGAAGACATCTGGCCCCAAAGCATGGAAGTAGAGTATGTGCGGGTTTACCAAAAGCAGGAGTAA
- a CDS encoding VOC family protein, which translates to MNRNTDYKIPDQTRIGHVHLKVAVLQRSLDFYCGLLGFELMMKYGKDAAFISAGKYHHHIGLNVWYSKDAPPAPKRAPGLFHTAIAYPSRKDLALIFQRLRDANYPFTGAADHGVSEALYLDDPDENGVELYWDRPREEWPKKPDGSLDMYTARLDVESLLSELK; encoded by the coding sequence ATGAACCGCAATACTGACTATAAAATACCCGATCAGACTCGTATTGGTCATGTACACCTCAAAGTGGCCGTTCTTCAACGCTCTCTGGATTTCTACTGTGGCTTGCTTGGTTTTGAACTAATGATGAAGTATGGTAAAGACGCTGCTTTTATCTCTGCCGGGAAATACCACCATCATATCGGTTTGAATGTGTGGTACAGCAAAGATGCTCCCCCTGCTCCCAAGAGAGCTCCCGGACTATTTCATACCGCCATTGCCTACCCCAGCCGGAAAGATTTGGCCCTTATATTTCAAAGGTTGCGCGATGCTAACTATCCCTTTACTGGGGCTGCTGATCATGGAGTCTCCGAAGCACTTTATCTGGATGACCCTGACGAAAACGGTGTGGAACTCTACTGGGACAGGCCCAGGGAAGAGTGGCCTAAGAAACCTGACGGCTCCCTGGACATGTATACCGCCCGTCTGGATGTAGAAAGTCTGCTTAGCGAATTGAAGTAG
- a CDS encoding DUF5686 and carboxypeptidase regulatory-like domain-containing protein, which produces MRYFFLIGFCLLLNFSTLAQGIKGTVYSPDEEPLPYATIYIKALETGSSTNEQGKYEVSLPSGSYELVFQHLGYASVLKHIEVGDAYVTLDITLPDQAIQLKEVEVNARAEDPAYTIIRKAVAKSKFHRLQVQKYQAKVYIKGAGRVKDVPFFLENAMKKEGVDSSTVFLTESVSELTFEQPNTIKEKVISIRAIGEENNTSPNGFINGSLYEPELAGVISPLSPRAFAYYKFRFAGSFMDRKHEVNKIQVIPRSRGDDVFNGYIYIVDDLWSIHSVNMFTYKQGFRISLQQMYAPIQEAVWMPVSHNIEVTGKIFGIDLEYKYLATVSDYDITLNPDLQVDLVVVDEKIEKELAAALEKEEKLDKEVNLGDSASVFKEQKRFTRKELRKTLKAYEKELEKREEAPDVVENRSMTVDSTAYQQDSTYWASIRPVPLTDMENNSYQKLDSMAVVEKEEKEAEESGTSRPRRHLGIGKVIFGTTIDLGEHTSLEYKSPLSELNFNAVEGYQFTIPLVLRTRMFEKSLQIAPTARYAFARDKVTGKLAVNYSLGETHFQLEGGRYVSQFNSQDPIHPFLNTFTTLWYEQNYMKIYEKDYVRLGLRRKISDKLSWQAELEWAKRRQLYNSTSHSWRDLEARVYTPNAPANISLEDTSFPSHYASSFSLQIQYKPFLKYRIRNGKKSVINPSSPEFRLSYRKGIPDVLNSEVDYDMLEVGVQHQFEIGVRGRLDYNIYAGSFLNNESLYFMDFQHFNGNQTIIQMSDPVGSFRLMDYYLYSSSERYLASHFYYQFRKFLFTQIFEVRLLGIKENILFNYLKTDQSPHYMEVGYSLDNVLRFLRVEAVANFEDGTYQNFGLRIGIATTLEDLFN; this is translated from the coding sequence ATGAGATACTTCTTTCTGATAGGGTTTTGCTTGCTGTTAAACTTCAGCACGCTGGCTCAGGGCATCAAAGGTACAGTATATTCCCCGGATGAAGAGCCGCTGCCCTATGCTACCATTTACATCAAAGCATTGGAGACGGGCTCCAGTACCAATGAACAGGGAAAGTATGAAGTATCTTTACCTTCAGGTAGCTATGAGCTGGTTTTTCAGCACCTGGGGTATGCTTCAGTATTAAAGCATATTGAGGTTGGAGACGCTTATGTCACACTAGACATCACCTTGCCTGATCAGGCCATACAACTGAAGGAAGTAGAGGTGAATGCCCGGGCCGAAGACCCTGCCTATACCATCATCAGAAAGGCAGTCGCCAAGAGTAAGTTTCATCGCCTGCAGGTACAGAAATATCAGGCTAAAGTCTACATCAAAGGGGCCGGACGGGTAAAAGATGTCCCCTTCTTTCTGGAGAATGCCATGAAAAAAGAAGGCGTAGATTCCTCAACGGTTTTTCTGACTGAATCAGTAAGTGAGCTCACTTTTGAGCAGCCCAATACGATCAAAGAAAAAGTTATTTCTATAAGAGCCATAGGCGAAGAAAATAATACCAGTCCCAACGGCTTCATCAATGGCAGCTTGTATGAACCGGAGCTCGCCGGAGTGATCTCTCCGCTTTCTCCCCGGGCCTTTGCCTATTACAAATTCAGGTTTGCCGGCAGTTTCATGGATCGCAAGCACGAGGTCAATAAAATACAGGTGATACCTCGTTCCCGAGGCGATGATGTGTTTAACGGCTATATTTATATTGTAGACGATCTGTGGAGCATTCACAGCGTCAACATGTTTACCTACAAACAAGGCTTCAGGATCAGTTTGCAGCAAATGTATGCGCCTATACAGGAAGCTGTCTGGATGCCGGTGAGTCACAACATTGAAGTGACAGGCAAAATCTTCGGCATTGACCTGGAATACAAATACCTGGCTACGGTAAGCGACTATGACATTACCCTCAACCCTGATCTTCAGGTAGATCTTGTCGTAGTAGATGAGAAGATTGAGAAAGAACTGGCTGCCGCTCTGGAAAAGGAAGAGAAGCTGGATAAGGAGGTCAATCTGGGTGACTCGGCCAGCGTATTTAAAGAACAGAAGCGCTTCACCCGCAAAGAACTCCGCAAGACCCTCAAAGCTTATGAGAAAGAACTGGAAAAGCGGGAAGAAGCTCCGGATGTGGTAGAGAACCGAAGCATGACGGTTGATTCAACTGCGTACCAGCAGGATTCTACCTACTGGGCTTCCATCCGGCCGGTGCCCCTTACCGACATGGAAAATAATAGCTATCAGAAGCTGGATAGCATGGCGGTAGTAGAGAAAGAAGAAAAAGAGGCTGAAGAAAGTGGTACTTCCCGCCCCAGAAGACATCTGGGTATAGGCAAAGTCATCTTCGGTACCACCATTGACCTGGGTGAACATACTTCTCTGGAATACAAATCCCCTTTGAGTGAGTTGAACTTTAATGCAGTAGAAGGCTATCAGTTCACCATACCCTTAGTGCTGCGTACTCGTATGTTTGAAAAGTCTTTGCAAATAGCTCCCACCGCTCGTTATGCCTTTGCCAGAGATAAGGTAACCGGAAAGTTAGCAGTAAATTATTCGTTAGGCGAAACCCACTTCCAGCTGGAAGGCGGGCGCTATGTCAGTCAGTTTAACAGCCAAGATCCTATTCATCCTTTCCTTAATACCTTCACTACGCTTTGGTATGAGCAGAACTACATGAAAATCTATGAAAAGGATTATGTGCGACTGGGACTGAGGCGTAAGATCAGCGATAAGCTGAGCTGGCAGGCGGAGCTGGAATGGGCGAAACGAAGGCAACTTTACAACAGTACCTCGCATAGCTGGAGAGATCTGGAAGCCAGGGTGTATACCCCTAATGCACCAGCGAACATATCACTGGAAGATACCTCTTTCCCCAGCCATTATGCGTCTAGTTTTTCATTACAGATACAGTATAAGCCTTTTCTGAAATACAGGATCAGAAACGGAAAGAAAAGTGTCATCAATCCTTCTTCTCCTGAGTTTCGCCTGAGCTATCGTAAAGGGATACCAGATGTGCTAAACAGTGAGGTAGATTATGATATGCTGGAAGTGGGCGTACAGCATCAGTTTGAGATAGGCGTAAGAGGGCGGCTGGACTATAATATATATGCCGGCAGTTTTCTAAATAATGAGTCACTCTACTTTATGGATTTCCAGCACTTTAATGGTAACCAAACGATCATACAAATGAGTGATCCGGTAGGTAGCTTTCGCTTGATGGATTATTATTTATACAGTAGCAGTGAAAGGTATCTGGCAAGCCATTTTTACTATCAATTCCGCAAATTTCTATTTACACAGATCTTTGAGGTGCGTTTGTTAGGCATCAAAGAAAATATCCTTTTCAATTATCTGAAGACAGATCAGTCGCCTCACTATATGGAAGTTGGCTATAGCCTGGATAATGTGCTGCGGTTTTTAAGGGTAGAAGCTGTCGCGAACTTTGAGGATGGCACATATCAAAATTTCGGGCTGAGAATAGGCATCGCCACTACACTGGAAGACCTATTCAACTGA
- a CDS encoding DUF7218 family protein, whose amino-acid sequence MTKDHGPQIKDDKVYEDLREKGYSKEKAARIANSDRHEAGVKGGKGEKYEERSKEELYQKAKEVGIENYSKMNKDELIDALRNH is encoded by the coding sequence ATGACTAAGGATCACGGGCCACAAATCAAAGATGATAAAGTGTATGAAGATCTGAGAGAGAAGGGCTACAGCAAAGAGAAAGCTGCCCGTATCGCCAATTCTGACCGCCATGAAGCTGGTGTAAAAGGAGGTAAAGGCGAGAAATATGAAGAAAGAAGCAAAGAAGAACTTTATCAGAAAGCCAAAGAGGTAGGCATAGAGAACTATAGCAAAATGAATAAGGACGAATTGATAGACGCTTTGCGTAATCACTAG
- a CDS encoding DUF1501 domain-containing protein encodes MHPHHTDQIRRDFLKKMGAATLSAMSVGLPTSSFLSSCSPSEKMPSSIDTVILLWMAGGMAHTETFDPKAYAPYEKGMDSKKVLSTFPKIPTAVDDLFFSEGLENIGSVMDKGAIIRSYRAADLGHILHTRHQYHWHTCYEPPQSVQPPHIGAWIAKELGPVNPVIPPFISMGQRFTVGEGEELKAFHSAGFLGTEFGPFLIPDPSTGLDSVRPPQGMTPQRFESRNKLYEELVKRSPLEEHGSGYQKESLKRSMEQAYRLLNSPEAKAFDLSQEPKEVYDTYNTGRFGQGCLLARRLAQEGARFISVSTEYEPFLGWDTHENGHTRAKNMKAAIDRPIAQLIRDLDESGHLDRTLVVLASEFSRDAILEGRPGEKVKDQVDQPDQINDMKYYGMHRHFTDGCSILMWGGGIKKGLVYGKTADERPCSSTEKTVVINQIHQTIYHMLGIPPETHYTIEGRPFYTTPDGSGEAVLDLLA; translated from the coding sequence ATGCATCCTCATCATACAGATCAAATACGCAGAGATTTTCTCAAGAAGATGGGCGCGGCGACCTTGTCCGCCATGTCGGTAGGCCTGCCCACCAGCAGTTTCCTGAGTTCCTGTAGTCCATCCGAAAAAATGCCCTCTTCCATAGATACAGTGATCTTACTCTGGATGGCGGGAGGCATGGCGCATACCGAGACCTTTGATCCTAAAGCCTATGCGCCCTATGAAAAAGGAATGGATAGCAAGAAAGTGCTAAGCACCTTTCCCAAGATTCCTACCGCGGTGGATGATCTCTTTTTTTCAGAAGGTCTGGAGAATATCGGCAGTGTGATGGACAAAGGTGCCATCATTCGATCTTATCGTGCGGCGGATTTAGGGCACATCCTGCATACCCGCCATCAGTACCACTGGCATACCTGCTACGAGCCTCCTCAGTCGGTGCAGCCGCCTCATATCGGAGCCTGGATAGCGAAAGAGTTAGGGCCGGTCAATCCGGTGATTCCCCCTTTCATCAGCATGGGGCAACGCTTTACCGTAGGGGAAGGAGAAGAGCTGAAAGCTTTTCATTCCGCCGGATTTCTGGGCACTGAGTTCGGTCCCTTTCTAATTCCCGACCCTTCTACCGGTTTGGATAGTGTTCGCCCTCCGCAGGGCATGACCCCCCAGCGTTTTGAAAGTAGAAACAAACTATACGAAGAACTGGTGAAGCGAAGCCCGCTGGAAGAGCATGGCAGCGGCTACCAGAAAGAGTCGCTCAAGCGCTCTATGGAGCAGGCATACCGCTTGTTAAATTCTCCCGAAGCCAAAGCCTTTGACCTCAGCCAGGAGCCTAAAGAAGTGTATGACACCTACAATACCGGCAGGTTTGGTCAGGGCTGTCTGCTGGCCCGAAGGCTGGCACAGGAGGGCGCACGCTTCATCAGTGTCTCTACTGAATATGAGCCTTTTCTGGGTTGGGATACCCATGAAAACGGCCATACCCGTGCTAAGAATATGAAAGCAGCGATTGACCGTCCCATTGCGCAGCTCATCAGAGACTTAGATGAAAGTGGTCATCTGGACAGAACTTTGGTAGTGCTGGCCAGTGAATTCAGTAGAGATGCTATTCTGGAAGGCCGCCCGGGTGAGAAAGTAAAAGATCAGGTAGACCAGCCCGACCAGATCAACGACATGAAGTACTACGGCATGCACCGCCATTTTACTGATGGCTGCTCCATACTGATGTGGGGGGGAGGTATCAAAAAAGGCCTGGTGTACGGAAAAACCGCTGATGAGCGCCCCTGCTCCTCTACGGAAAAAACGGTGGTGATCAACCAGATTCACCAGACCATCTATCATATGCTGGGCATACCGCCGGAAACGCATTACACCATAGAAGGCAGGCCTTTCTACACTACCCCGGATGGCAGCGGAGAAGCGGTTTTGGATCTGCTGGCTTAA